Proteins from a single region of Ignavibacteriales bacterium:
- a CDS encoding GxxExxY protein, which produces MIDGKYKYSEMTSKIIGCAMRVHSALGNGFQEVIYQRALEIEFIDSNILFSREYEMPVYYKDQQIGTRRVDFLVEEKISVELKALVKLEDVHLARAINYLEAYDLEVGLLINFGAKSLEFKRLENKKFKQKNQGNPKIK; this is translated from the coding sequence ATGATTGATGGTAAGTATAAATATTCTGAAATGACTTCTAAAATTATAGGATGTGCAATGAGAGTACATTCAGCTTTAGGAAATGGATTTCAGGAGGTTATTTATCAAAGAGCTTTGGAAATAGAATTCATAGATTCCAATATATTGTTTTCAAGAGAATACGAAATGCCGGTATATTATAAAGATCAACAAATAGGAACAAGAAGAGTTGATTTTTTAGTGGAAGAAAAAATTTCAGTAGAATTAAAAGCATTGGTAAAATTAGAAGATGTGCATTTAGCCCGCGCAATCAATTATCTGGAAGCATACGATTTAGAAGTTGGTCTATTAATAAATTTTGGTGCAAAAAGTCTGGAATTCAAGCGACTTGAAAATAAAAAATTCAAACAGAAAAATCAGGGAAACCCGAAAATCAAATGA
- a CDS encoding restriction endonuclease subunit S yields MDEWKEYKLEEIVLFQRGHDLPRTNMIQGTYPVAGSNGIIGYHNSFTTKGPGVTIGRSGNIGNPKYYESDYWAHNTVLYVKEFRNAIPKYIYYFLLTFDFSQFNAGSAVPTLNRNHIHDLRFYFPEIPEQRTIATILSSLDDKIDLLHCQNKTLEQLAETLFRQWFVEEVDESWEVGTFGDVINIFDSKRIPLSSMERDKMKYGTLYPYYGAATIMDYINDYIFDGEYILMGEDGTVETEDGYPILQMPVGKFWVNNHTHIFTAKQPYTNYLIYIFLKLTNISNIVTGAVQPKINQEMLKSIIFSFPPAAKTNDFIFITNQYWNKIKTNNNQIRTLTQLRDTLLPKLMSGEIRLNCDLYD; encoded by the coding sequence ATGGATGAGTGGAAAGAATATAAACTTGAAGAGATTGTTCTATTCCAAAGAGGGCACGATTTACCAAGAACCAATATGATTCAAGGCACATATCCAGTTGCAGGGTCAAACGGCATAATTGGTTATCATAATAGTTTTACTACAAAAGGTCCAGGCGTAACAATAGGTCGAAGCGGTAATATTGGTAATCCAAAATATTATGAATCAGATTATTGGGCTCATAATACAGTACTATATGTTAAAGAATTTCGAAATGCTATCCCAAAATACATTTATTATTTTCTCCTAACGTTCGACTTTTCACAATTTAATGCTGGAAGTGCAGTACCCACATTAAACAGAAATCATATACACGATCTCAGATTTTATTTTCCAGAAATTCCAGAACAACGCACCATTGCCACAATCCTAAGCAGTTTAGATGACAAAATAGATTTACTCCACTGCCAAAACAAAACCTTAGAACAATTAGCAGAAACACTTTTTAGGCAGTGGTTTGTGGAAGAGGTGGATGAGAGTTGGGAAGTTGGAACGTTTGGAGACGTAATAAATATTTTTGATAGTAAAAGAATACCACTCTCAAGTATGGAAAGAGATAAAATGAAATATGGCACTCTTTACCCTTACTATGGTGCTGCTACTATAATGGATTATATTAACGATTATATATTTGATGGAGAATATATTTTAATGGGTGAAGATGGAACAGTTGAGACCGAAGATGGCTATCCGATACTTCAAATGCCCGTTGGCAAATTCTGGGTAAATAATCATACGCACATTTTTACTGCCAAGCAACCTTACACAAATTATCTCATCTATATTTTCTTGAAGCTTACAAATATTTCTAATATTGTAACTGGTGCTGTTCAACCTAAAATCAATCAAGAAATGTTGAAATCAATTATTTTCTCTTTTCCACCAGCAGCAAAAACAAATGATTTTATTTTCATTACAAATCAATATTGGAATAAAATAAAAACGAATAACAATCAAATCCGCACTCTCACACAACTTCGCGATACACTTTTACCCAAGTTGATGAGTGGAGAAATACGTCTGAACTGTGATTTATATGATTAA
- a CDS encoding ORF6N domain-containing protein, with protein sequence MNESKNNIVVYDSTAIQRKIYTIRDVQVMLDSDLAEFYGVKTKRLNEQVNRNNERFPDEFMFRLTEVEYEEWKSQIVTSNSMALRSQFATSIKKGGRRYLPYAFTEQGVAMLSGVLKSDTAVKMSIQIISAFVAMRKFIINNAQLFQRIDTVERRQIKHEMETTEKFDKVFDELQSKDLEPKQGIFFDGQIFDAHKFVSDLIRKAEKSILLIDNYIDDTVLNLFTKRKKNVAVTILIKRITKELLLDLGKFNAQYPSIEIKEFKDSHDRFMIIDNEDVYHIGASLKDLGKKWFAFSKFEKKALQILDKLNEKK encoded by the coding sequence ATGAATGAATCTAAAAATAATATAGTCGTTTATGACTCAACTGCAATTCAGCGAAAAATTTATACTATCCGTGATGTCCAGGTAATGCTTGATAGCGATTTAGCTGAGTTTTATGGTGTTAAAACTAAAAGACTCAATGAACAAGTAAATAGAAACAATGAAAGATTTCCCGATGAATTCATGTTCCGTCTTACTGAGGTTGAATACGAAGAATGGAAGTCACAAATTGTTACTTCCAATAGTATGGCTTTGAGGTCGCAATTTGCGACCTCAATTAAAAAAGGTGGTCGAAGATACTTACCTTATGCATTTACTGAGCAGGGTGTTGCAATGCTCTCCGGTGTTTTGAAAAGTGATACTGCTGTTAAAATGAGTATTCAGATAATCAGTGCTTTTGTGGCAATGCGGAAATTTATAATAAACAATGCACAGCTTTTCCAAAGGATTGATACTGTTGAGAGAAGACAGATAAAACACGAAATGGAAACCACTGAAAAGTTTGATAAAGTTTTTGATGAATTGCAAAGTAAAGATTTAGAACCCAAACAGGGAATCTTTTTTGACGGGCAGATTTTCGATGCTCACAAATTTGTTTCTGATCTTATCCGGAAAGCAGAAAAGTCTATCCTCTTAATTGATAATTACATTGATGACACTGTACTTAATTTATTTACCAAAAGAAAAAAGAACGTTGCAGTAACAATTCTTATAAAGAGGATAACAAAAGAGTTGCTGCTCGATTTGGGAAAATTTAACGCTCAATATCCTTCAATTGAAATTAAAGAATTTAAGGACTCCCACGATAGATTTATGATAATTGATAATGAAGATGTTTATCACATTGGAGCATCATTAAAGGATCTTGGCAAAAAATGGTTTGCTTTTTCTAAATTCGAAAAGAAAGCATTGCAGATTTTAGATAAGCTGAATGAGAAAAAATAA
- a CDS encoding class I SAM-dependent DNA methyltransferase: MAKKNNNTVEEPLEKKLWKTADKLRKNMDAAEYKHVVLGLIFLKYISDAFEEQYQKLVEQKSEGADPEDKNEYTAEKVFYVPPSSRWKWIQGRATLPTIGKDVDDAMDAIEKDNPKSLRGVLPKVYAQEKLDKATVGGLINLISTAVLGTKEAQSKDVLGRVFEYFLGEFALAEGKKGGQFYTPSSVVRLLVEMLEPYEGRVFDPCCGSGGMFVQSEKFIKSHNDHYKSQNGKGLNLNPQDRISIYGQESNQTTWRLCKMNLAIRGIDSSNVKWNNEGSFLNNAHKDLKADYVLANPPFNDSDWSGELLQNDARWNVLGEKLTPPAGNANYAWILHFLYHLAPTGQAGFVLSKGSLTTQTNNEGEIRKALIEKGLVDCIVNLPTKLFLNTQIPACLWFLSRIKNPHLTSPKGRGTDEPNFRNRHNEILFIDACNLGFLVNRRNRDLSPDDINKIANTYHTWRSKEGKYEDIAGFCKSETLDRVKELNYVLTPGRYVGLPDDEDDFNFVERFTSLKAELEKQLAEEDQLNKTIIENLNKIKL, encoded by the coding sequence ATGGCAAAAAAAAATAATAATACTGTAGAAGAACCTCTCGAAAAAAAACTTTGGAAAACTGCTGATAAACTCCGCAAGAATATGGATGCGGCTGAGTACAAGCACGTTGTATTAGGTTTAATATTTCTAAAATATATTTCCGATGCGTTTGAAGAGCAGTATCAAAAACTTGTTGAGCAGAAAAGTGAAGGCGCTGATCCTGAAGATAAAAACGAATACACAGCAGAAAAAGTTTTTTATGTTCCGCCATCTTCGCGATGGAAATGGATACAGGGCAGAGCCACATTGCCAACTATCGGAAAAGATGTTGATGATGCAATGGATGCTATCGAAAAAGATAATCCAAAATCTTTAAGAGGTGTTTTACCTAAAGTATATGCTCAGGAAAAACTTGATAAAGCAACAGTTGGTGGTTTAATAAATTTAATTAGCACAGCAGTACTCGGTACTAAAGAAGCGCAAAGCAAAGATGTTCTTGGTCGCGTATTTGAATACTTTCTTGGTGAGTTCGCTCTTGCTGAAGGCAAGAAGGGCGGACAGTTCTATACTCCATCAAGCGTTGTAAGATTATTAGTTGAAATGCTTGAACCTTATGAGGGCAGAGTATTTGATCCTTGCTGCGGCAGTGGTGGAATGTTTGTGCAAAGCGAAAAGTTTATTAAATCCCACAACGATCATTATAAAAGCCAAAATGGTAAAGGATTAAATCTCAATCCACAAGATCGCATTTCTATTTACGGACAGGAAAGCAACCAGACTACCTGGCGTTTGTGCAAAATGAATCTTGCAATACGAGGAATTGACAGCAGTAATGTTAAATGGAATAACGAGGGCAGTTTCTTAAACAATGCACACAAAGATCTGAAAGCAGATTATGTTTTAGCTAATCCACCTTTTAATGATAGCGATTGGAGCGGTGAACTTCTACAGAACGATGCACGATGGAATGTATTAGGTGAAAAATTAACACCGCCTGCCGGAAATGCAAACTATGCCTGGATATTGCACTTCCTATATCATCTTGCACCTACAGGACAAGCAGGATTTGTTCTATCAAAAGGTTCACTAACTACTCAAACAAATAATGAAGGCGAGATAAGAAAAGCACTTATTGAAAAAGGTTTGGTTGATTGCATTGTAAACCTTCCCACAAAACTCTTTTTGAATACTCAGATTCCCGCTTGCTTATGGTTCTTATCCCGTATTAAAAACCCTCACCTAACCTCTCCCAAAGGGAGAGGGACTGATGAACCCAATTTTAGAAACAGGCATAATGAAATTCTTTTTATTGATGCATGTAATCTTGGATTCTTAGTAAACAGACGTAACCGCGATCTAAGTCCAGATGATATAAATAAAATTGCTAATACTTATCATACCTGGAGAAGTAAAGAAGGCAAGTATGAAGATATTGCAGGCTTTTGCAAGAGTGAGACTTTAGACAGAGTGAAAGAACTTAATTATGTTTTAACTCCCGGTAGATATGTTGGTTTGCCGGATGATGAAGATGATTTTAATTTTGTTGAACGCTTCACTTCACTTAAAGCAGAGTTGGAAAAGCAGCTTGCTGAAGAAGACCAGTTGAATAAAACGATTATAGAGAATTTGAATAAAATCAAATTATAA